From the Brachyhypopomus gauderio isolate BG-103 chromosome 5, BGAUD_0.2, whole genome shotgun sequence genome, one window contains:
- the slc34a1a gene encoding sodium-dependent phosphate transport protein 2A: protein MDRHSVRGCKCVESDPCGKAHFSSTVDQSSNCCHHYACPLSHTPWQGGGLPKVQVPSVPPREETGGRKPLLVGMMKVPLLFFLLYCFVCSLDTLSSSFQLAGGKVAGDIFQDSAILCNPVAGLVVGILVTVLVQSSSTSTSIIVSLVSSGLLEVKSAVPIIMGSNIGTSVTNTIVALMQAAERSEFKRAFAGATIHDCFNWLSVLVLLPLEAATGLLSLLARTTINSFHMQSGEDAPELLKVITDPVTKLIIQLDKSVITGIAMGDVHMRNRSLIKMWCRSSLLTPSSNSSAIASQNCLSLVHCGKDGNLTPPAEKCWHVFANTDLSDLSVGLILLAGSLVVLCSCLILIVKVLNSVLKGQVARVIQGVINTDFPYPFGWLAGYLAMFVGAGMTFLVQSSSVFTSAMTPLIGIGVISLERAYPLTLGSNIGTTTTAILAALASPGDKLPAACQIALCHFFFNAFGILLWYPLPFSRLPIRMASALGERTAKYRWFAVLYLLLCFLLLPSLVFGLSLAGWRAMVGVGAPFAGVAAFIVLVNVMQSRSPAHLPMQLRSWDFLPPWMRSLKPLDKLITKATAMCCGSAQSATAAAPTADPEAASNRDMSNVISAPSQKKAWLMYENPVLSYQDETPPQPLVFKLKGLERCNSTPL, encoded by the exons ATGGATCGCCATAGCGTCAGAGGGTGCAAGTGTGTGGAGTCTGACCCGTGTGGGAAAGCTCACTTCAGCTCCACGGTGGACCAGAGTAGCAACTGCTGCCATCACTATGCCTGCCCTCTGTCCCACACACCCTGGCAAGGAGGAGGACTGCCCAAAgtccaag TGCCAAGCGTGCCTCCCAGAGAGGAGACTGGGGGAAGGAAGCCGCTCCTCGTCGGAATGATGAAGGTTCcgctcctcttcttcctcctctacTGCTTCGTCTGTTCACTGGACACCCTGAGCTCATCCTTTCAGCTGGCTGGGG GTAAGGTGGCAGGTGATATCTTCCAGGACAGTGCAATCCTGTGTAACCCCGTAGCAGGACTGGTGGTTGGAATTCTGGTAACGGTATTGGTGCAAAGCTCCAGTACCTCCACATCGATCATCGTCAGCCTCGTCTCCTCTGGAT tgttagAAGTGAAGTCTGCTGTCCCCATAATCATGGGCTCCAACATCGGTACATCCGTCACCAACACTATTGTTGCTTTGATGCAGGCAGCGGAGAGGAGTGAATTCAAACG GGCGTTTGCAGGCGCTACGATCCACGACTGTTTCAACTGGCTGTCTGTCCTCGTGCTGCTCCCCCTGGAGGCGGCCACGGGCCTGCTCAGTCTCCTGGCGCGGACCACCATTAACAGCTTCCACATGCAGAGCGGCGAGGACGCGCCCGAGCTGCTGAAGGTCATCACCGACCCCGTCACCAAGCTCATCATACAG CTGGATAAATCTGTGATAACGGGCATCGCAATGGGAGACGTGCACATGAGGAACCGCAGCCTGATCAAGATGTGGTGCAGAAGCAGTCTTCTCACG CCATCATCGAACTCTTCAGCAATTGCTTCTCAGAATTGCTTGTCCCTGGTACATTGTGGGAAGGACGGCAACCTTACCCCACCAGCAGAGAAAT GTTGGCATGTGTTTGCAAACACTGACCTCTCTGACCTGTCTGTGGGTCTGATCCTTCTGGCCGGCTCCCTCGTAgtactctgctcctgtctcatTCTCATTGTCAAGGTCCTGAACTCAGTCCTGAAAGGTCAAGTGGCGAGGGTCATCCAAGGGGTCATCAACACAG attTTCCATACCCCTTTGGTTGGCTGGCCGGATATCTGGCCATGTTCGTCGGTGCAGGAATGACATTTTTGGTGCAGAGTAGCTCAGTCTTCACCTCTGCAATGACTCCTTTGATTG GGATTGGTGTGATCAGCCTAGAGAGAGCGTACCCTTTGACCCTGGGCTCCAACATTGGCACAACAACCACTGCAATCCTCGCGGCACTGGCTAGCCCAGGAGACAAACTGCCTGCTGCTTGTCAG ATTGCGCTGTGTCACTTTTTCTTCAACGCCTTCGGGATCCTGCTGTGGTACCCGCTGCCCTTCAGCCGCCTGCCCATCCGCATGGCGTCGGCGCTGGGCGAGCGCACGGCCAAGTACCGCTGGTTCGCCGTGCTCTACCTGCTGCTCTGCTTCCTGCTCCTGCCCTCGCTGGTCTTCGGCCTGTCGCTGGCCGGCTGGCGGGCCATGGTGGGCGTGGGCGCGCCCTTCGCAGGCGTCGCCGCCTTCATCGTCCTGGTGAACGTGATGCAGTCAcgcagccccgcccacctgccAATGCAACTGCGCAGCTGGGACTTCCTGCCTCCCTGGATGCGCTCCCTCAAGCCTCTCGACAAGCTCATCACCAAGGCGACGGCCATgtgctgtggctccgcccagtCTGCCACTGCCGCCGCCCCCACCGCCGACCCGGAAGCCGCCAGCAACCGCGATATGAGCAACGTTATATCAGCGCCATCTCAGAAGAAAGCCTGGCTGATGTATGAGAACCCGGTGCTGTCATATCAGGATGAAACGCCTCCACAACCACTGGTGTTTAAGCTGAAGGGACTAGAACGATGTAACAGCACACCCCTGTAG